A window of the Ignisphaera sp. genome harbors these coding sequences:
- a CDS encoding DNA double-strand break repair nuclease NurA: protein MLSNALDFALTYFGAIRSKVDEVISFDVARNVKSMWVFYKGYRNSYQKRHKITAIDSGYNYREFRGYALYIQNTVWVSIDGSSEEISNGVVDIDVISSSNIEYDLSLLSSIREIDFVYQLIQNTDIALIDGSLIAVFSKIRKALFDGGNELVEAKGFNIKDVLNNLLITLSLYPSKVFFISKNSTAKDVLGLVKGDIYYFERYTDGMPGYTKPVDLTNSRHIGIAVAAKTFRQSVKRVTGIDATIYMSYARFEPFSRIYRIEFVGEAGEPVEPRIKHLIDVLSQYIVSGYPYPLMRADQIARVSIGDVERIATVLGISSDPYDREPL, encoded by the coding sequence GTGCTTTCAAATGCCCTCGACTTTGCACTAACATATTTTGGTGCTATCAGAAGTAAGGTTGATGAGGTAATAAGTTTTGATGTTGCTAGAAATGTCAAGTCTATGTGGGTTTTCTATAAGGGCTATCGAAACTCTTACCAAAAGAGACATAAGATAACGGCAATTGATAGCGGATACAACTATAGGGAGTTCCGAGGATATGCACTCTATATCCAGAACACTGTATGGGTTTCTATAGATGGTAGTAGCGAGGAGATAAGCAATGGGGTAGTCGATATAGATGTTATATCCAGTAGCAATATAGAGTATGATCTTTCTCTACTCTCATCAATAAGAGAAATAGATTTTGTATACCAACTCATTCAAAATACTGACATTGCTTTGATTGATGGTAGTCTAATAGCTGTTTTCTCCAAGATTAGAAAGGCTCTATTTGATGGGGGTAACGAGCTTGTTGAAGCAAAGGGATTTAACATCAAAGATGTTTTGAATAACTTGCTAATAACACTTTCTCTATATCCAAGCAAAGTATTCTTCATTTCAAAGAACTCTACAGCTAAAGATGTTCTCGGCCTAGTCAAAGGGGATATATACTATTTTGAGAGATATACCGATGGCATGCCTGGATACACAAAACCTGTGGATCTGACCAACTCTAGACATATAGGCATTGCAGTAGCAGCAAAAACTTTTAGACAGAGTGTAAAGAGAGTTACAGGTATTGATGCCACCATCTACATGTCTTATGCTAGATTCGAGCCATTTTCGAGAATATACAGAATAGAGTTTGTTGGGGAAGCTGGTGAACCAGTAGAGCCTAGAATTAAACATTTAATAGATGTTCTATCGCAATACATAGTCTCTGGCTACCCCTACCCACTTATGAGGGCAGACCAAATAGCTCGTGTCAGTATTGGAG
- a CDS encoding GNAT family N-acetyltransferase — translation MKIVECGIECLDTVKAILVKNMGWYQAYFAAACLELGRCRALVALVNNVEVGSLLFYEAKLSPSNLVVIYYVAVEEMYRGRGIGKALVSSAEYISDGSMYIATTHRDNVASRKMFKDLDYSEIPFEHLKESTIDFLERLACSYEDDIVLYKGHLELDYLASLSLNRVVAKQLWKELCFNPWKRIRHKH, via the coding sequence GTGAAGATAGTTGAATGTGGCATAGAATGTTTAGACACGGTCAAAGCTATCCTTGTTAAAAATATGGGGTGGTATCAAGCCTACTTTGCTGCAGCATGTTTAGAGCTAGGAAGGTGTAGGGCGTTGGTAGCCTTGGTTAATAATGTTGAGGTAGGGTCGCTATTATTCTATGAGGCTAAGCTTAGCCCAAGCAACTTAGTTGTTATCTACTATGTGGCTGTTGAGGAAATGTATAGAGGAAGAGGTATAGGCAAAGCCCTTGTATCCTCAGCTGAGTACATTTCTGATGGTAGCATGTATATAGCTACTACACATAGAGATAATGTGGCATCGAGAAAGATGTTCAAGGATCTTGACTATAGCGAGATACCTTTTGAGCATCTCAAAGAAAGCACCATAGACTTTTTAGAAAGGCTTGCATGCTCATATGAAGACGACATTGTCTTGTATAAAGGGCATCTAGAGCTAGATTACCTAGCATCACTATCTCTAAATAGGGTTGTTGCTAAGCAGTTGTGGAAAGAGCTTTGCTTCAATCCTTGGAAAAGAATCAGGCATAAGCACTAA
- the fae gene encoding formaldehyde-activating enzyme — protein sequence MAKIGIRFGEALVGEEPEIAHIDLIIGDKDGPAGIGFAFGLAHQTYGHTKLFAVLTPNLLVKPVTLIVPKVTIKNLKQAELVFGAAQYAVAKAVADAVAEGIIPKDIVEDVVIICGVFVHPAAKDPDKVFKFNYEATKLAIKRAMEGEPKIDEILAKKDTVAHPFYKPKK from the coding sequence ATGGCAAAAATAGGTATTAGATTTGGGGAGGCTCTTGTTGGCGAAGAGCCTGAGATTGCCCACATAGACTTGATTATAGGGGATAAAGATGGACCTGCAGGCATAGGCTTTGCATTTGGTCTAGCCCACCAGACATATGGACACACAAAGCTGTTTGCTGTTCTAACACCAAATCTTCTTGTCAAGCCTGTTACACTGATAGTCCCCAAGGTGACTATAAAGAATTTGAAGCAGGCAGAGCTGGTTTTTGGTGCAGCTCAGTATGCTGTTGCAAAAGCTGTTGCTGATGCCGTTGCCGAGGGCATTATACCAAAGGATATTGTTGAAGATGTTGTGATAATCTGTGGGGTGTTTGTTCATCCAGCTGCTAAAGACCCTGACAAGGTGTTTAAATTCAATTACGAAGCTACGAAGCTAGCTATTAAGAGAGCCATGGAGGGAGAGCCAAAGATAGATGAAATACTTGCGAAGAAAGATACTGTTGCGCACCCCTTCTACAAGCCAAAGAAGTGA